Proteins from a single region of Streptomyces sp. Tu 3180:
- a CDS encoding Hsp20/alpha crystallin family protein: protein MLMRTDPFREFDRLAQQVFGTAARPSAMPMDAYRAGDDFIVHFDLPGIDPETIELDVERNVLNVRAERRSPAPEGAETVVAERPTGTFTRQLFLGETLDTERIDASYEAGVLTLRIPVAEQAKPRRIQITGGDSRKQISG, encoded by the coding sequence ATGCTCATGCGTACCGACCCCTTCCGCGAGTTCGACCGCCTCGCGCAGCAGGTCTTCGGCACGGCCGCCCGCCCGTCGGCGATGCCGATGGACGCCTACCGGGCGGGGGACGACTTCATCGTCCACTTCGACCTCCCCGGCATCGACCCCGAGACGATCGAGCTGGACGTCGAGCGCAACGTCCTCAACGTGCGCGCCGAGCGCCGGTCCCCGGCCCCCGAGGGCGCGGAGACGGTGGTCGCCGAACGCCCCACCGGCACCTTCACCCGCCAGCTGTTCCTCGGCGAGACCCTGGACACGGAACGCATCGACGCGTCGTACGAGGCCGGCGTCCTGACCCTGCGCATCCCGGTGGCCGAGCAGGCCAAGCCGCGCCGCATCCAGATCACCGGCGGCGACAGCCGCAAGCAGATCAGCGGCTGA
- a CDS encoding DUF1707 domain-containing protein produces MTEDAAPDLRASDADRERVAEILRDALAEGRLDMEEFEERLDATYRARTYGELAPITRDLPAARGAAVPAVSLTKDPEAAGSWPDRIVGGDDAGTSTWAVAVMSGFQRKGRWTAPRRFNCFAFWGGGEIDLREANFADREVVINAVAIMGGIDVVVPPGVEVVVRGIGIMGGFDHREEGVPGEPGAPRVIVTGFAFWGGVGVQRKLPRADKQRLREERRRQKLERKAAGHQLDGPRRDRPGLNLHGLHGLPDRHAEEHGEHGRGRGRDDDR; encoded by the coding sequence ATGACCGAAGACGCAGCCCCGGACCTCCGCGCCTCCGACGCCGACCGTGAGCGGGTCGCCGAGATCCTGCGGGACGCCCTGGCGGAGGGGCGCCTGGACATGGAGGAGTTCGAGGAGCGGCTGGACGCGACGTACAGGGCGCGGACGTACGGGGAACTGGCGCCGATCACCCGCGACCTGCCGGCCGCCCGGGGTGCGGCCGTCCCCGCCGTCTCCCTGACCAAGGACCCCGAAGCGGCCGGGAGTTGGCCGGACCGGATCGTCGGCGGCGACGACGCGGGGACGTCGACGTGGGCGGTGGCCGTCATGTCGGGCTTCCAGCGCAAGGGGCGCTGGACGGCGCCGCGCCGCTTCAACTGCTTCGCGTTCTGGGGCGGCGGGGAGATCGATCTGCGCGAGGCGAACTTCGCGGACCGCGAGGTCGTGATCAACGCCGTGGCGATCATGGGCGGGATCGACGTCGTCGTCCCGCCCGGCGTCGAGGTCGTCGTGCGCGGCATCGGGATCATGGGCGGCTTCGACCACCGGGAGGAGGGCGTCCCGGGTGAGCCGGGCGCCCCGCGCGTGATCGTCACGGGCTTCGCCTTCTGGGGCGGCGTCGGCGTCCAGCGCAAGCTGCCCCGCGCGGACAAGCAGCGCCTGCGCGAGGAGCGCCGCCGGCAGAAGCTGGAGCGCAAGGCGGCCGGCCACCAACTGGACGGCCCCCGCCGCGACCGGCCGGGCCTGAACCTGCACGGTCTGCACGGCCTGCCCGACCGGCACGCCGAGGAGCACGGCGAGCACGGGCGCGGACGAGGACGCGACGACGACCGCTGA
- a CDS encoding VOC family protein, whose translation MNPTIRHITFDCTGDPYDLASFWSALLGNPLSDDDKPGDPEALIEDPDGGPGLLFVRVEEGKTAKNRLHFDLRPTGRTREEEVARAIGLGARLLADRTRPDGTGWVVLADPEGNEFCVERGEKG comes from the coding sequence TTGAACCCCACCATCCGCCACATCACCTTCGACTGCACCGGCGACCCGTACGACCTCGCCTCCTTCTGGAGCGCGCTGCTGGGCAACCCGCTCTCCGACGACGACAAGCCGGGCGACCCGGAGGCCCTGATTGAGGACCCGGACGGCGGTCCGGGCCTGCTCTTCGTCCGCGTGGAGGAGGGCAAGACCGCCAAGAACCGCCTCCACTTCGACCTGAGGCCGACGGGCCGCACCCGCGAGGAGGAAGTGGCCCGCGCCATCGGCCTCGGCGCCCGCCTGCTCGCCGACCGCACCCGCCCCGACGGAACCGGCTGGGTCGTCCTGGCCGATCCGGAGGGCAACGAGTTCTGCGTGGAGCGGGGCGAGAAGGGCTAG
- a CDS encoding VOC family protein, with protein MTVRRIVPDIPVASPEAMDASRDFYGLLGFEEVMDMGWVTTMASPANPTAQISFFTEERTAPVVPDLSVEVEDVDAVYERVRASGAEVVRELRDEEWGVRRFFVREPNGRVVNVLSHRA; from the coding sequence ATGACCGTCCGCAGGATCGTGCCCGACATCCCGGTGGCCTCCCCGGAGGCGATGGACGCCAGCCGCGACTTCTACGGCCTCCTCGGCTTCGAGGAAGTCATGGACATGGGCTGGGTGACGACCATGGCCTCCCCCGCCAACCCCACCGCCCAGATCAGCTTCTTCACCGAGGAGCGCACGGCACCGGTGGTCCCCGACCTCAGCGTGGAGGTGGAGGACGTCGACGCGGTGTACGAGCGGGTGCGGGCGTCGGGCGCGGAGGTCGTGCGGGAGCTGCGGGACGAGGAGTGGGGCGTGCGCCGCTTCTTCGTCCGCGAACCGAACGGCCGGGTGGTGAACGTGCTGAGCCACCGGGCCTGA
- a CDS encoding SGNH/GDSL hydrolase family protein, translating to MTRGRDGGAGAPPAQHRALLAAVVAAIVALSAAIYVGAASDGGTRKRDTLAGGRAQHNNPAAPASTGTWVGSWATSPVGGEPGTEMTGLAGRSVRNVVHTGTGGTSARVTLSNLYGQSPLTVSHASIAVSAGSGTAAALPGTMRPLTFGGEPTVVIPAGGQVTSDAVRVAVPQDGDVLVTTYSPTESGPVTYHPHARQISYVADGEHTRDTTGTPYTEESTVWRYVTALDVLSKESNGTVVVLGDSLTDGITSTTGANNRWPDVLSDRLRAALEAGRDVPRHSVVNEGISGNQILADGLGRPPENPGALNRFGRDVLGRPNVRTVVVVLGINDILRQPGTADPDRIVAGMNALVEQAHARGLRAVGATLMPFGGHRGYTDAREAVRQRINAEIRAGRVFDAVVDFDKALRDPYDPRRLRSDYDSGDHLHPSDKGYTRMAEVFDLDDLKGGAPAKL from the coding sequence ATGACCCGTGGTCGTGACGGGGGCGCGGGAGCGCCTCCCGCCCAGCACCGCGCCCTGCTCGCCGCGGTCGTCGCCGCGATCGTGGCCCTTTCCGCCGCCATCTACGTCGGTGCCGCCTCCGACGGCGGCACGCGGAAGCGCGACACCCTCGCCGGCGGCCGCGCCCAGCACAACAACCCGGCCGCGCCCGCCTCCACCGGCACCTGGGTCGGCTCCTGGGCCACGTCCCCGGTCGGCGGCGAGCCCGGCACCGAGATGACCGGGCTGGCCGGCCGCTCGGTGCGCAACGTCGTCCACACCGGCACCGGCGGTACGAGTGCCCGCGTCACGCTGTCCAATCTCTACGGTCAGTCGCCGCTGACCGTCTCCCACGCCTCGATCGCCGTCTCCGCGGGCTCCGGCACGGCCGCGGCGCTCCCCGGGACGATGCGGCCCCTCACCTTCGGCGGCGAACCGACGGTCGTCATCCCGGCCGGCGGGCAGGTGACGAGCGACGCCGTGCGCGTCGCCGTGCCGCAGGACGGGGACGTCCTGGTCACCACGTACTCCCCCACCGAGTCCGGGCCGGTCACCTACCACCCGCACGCGCGCCAGATCTCCTACGTCGCCGACGGCGAGCACACCCGGGACACGACCGGGACGCCGTACACCGAGGAGAGCACCGTCTGGCGGTACGTGACGGCACTGGACGTGCTGAGCAAGGAGTCGAACGGCACGGTCGTCGTCCTCGGCGACTCGCTCACCGACGGCATCACCTCCACCACCGGCGCCAACAACCGCTGGCCGGACGTCCTGTCCGACCGGCTGCGCGCCGCGCTCGAGGCCGGCCGGGACGTGCCGCGCCACAGCGTCGTCAACGAGGGCATCAGCGGCAACCAGATCCTCGCCGACGGCCTCGGCCGCCCGCCGGAGAACCCCGGCGCACTGAACCGCTTCGGCCGTGACGTCCTGGGCCGCCCGAACGTCAGGACCGTGGTCGTCGTCCTCGGCATCAACGACATCCTGCGCCAGCCGGGCACCGCCGACCCGGACAGGATCGTCGCGGGGATGAACGCCCTCGTCGAGCAGGCCCACGCGCGCGGGCTGAGGGCCGTCGGCGCGACGCTGATGCCCTTCGGCGGTCACCGCGGTTACACCGACGCGCGCGAGGCGGTGCGGCAGCGGATCAACGCGGAGATCCGCGCGGGGCGCGTCTTCGACGCGGTCGTCGACTTCGACAAGGCGCTGCGCGACCCCTACGACCCGCGCCGCCTGCGCTCCGACTACGACTCCGGCGACCACCTCCACCCGAGCGACAAGGGGTACACGAGGATGGCCGAGGTCTTCGACCTGGACGACCTGAAGGGCGGCGCGCCGGCGAAGCTGTGA
- a CDS encoding TetR family transcriptional regulator, which yields MATGHTDPRRRERILAATLDLIAEEGVAGVSHRKIATRAKVPLGSMTYHFTGIDDLLREAFTGYADHIVAVFEDHLGGVTTADRAREAVTDLIHTLSEGPRRDLILAQELYTLAARHEPYRQLCRRWMRRSRDLLEQHFAPSTARQLDALIEGLTLHRALEDAPSDRELTREAVARITAAPQGVPAGAAGSARPAR from the coding sequence ATGGCCACCGGACACACCGACCCGCGGCGCCGCGAGCGCATCCTCGCCGCCACGCTCGACCTGATCGCCGAGGAGGGCGTCGCCGGCGTCTCCCACCGCAAGATCGCCACCCGCGCGAAGGTGCCCCTGGGCTCGATGACCTACCACTTCACCGGCATCGACGACCTGCTGCGCGAGGCGTTCACCGGCTACGCCGACCACATCGTGGCCGTCTTCGAGGACCACCTCGGCGGCGTCACCACCGCCGACCGGGCCCGCGAAGCGGTCACCGACCTCATCCACACGCTCTCCGAGGGCCCCCGCCGCGACCTGATCCTCGCCCAGGAGCTCTACACCCTCGCCGCCCGGCACGAGCCCTACCGGCAGCTGTGCCGGAGGTGGATGCGGCGCAGCCGCGACCTCCTGGAGCAGCACTTCGCCCCGTCCACGGCCCGCCAACTGGACGCGCTGATCGAGGGCCTGACCCTGCACCGGGCACTGGAGGACGCCCCGTCCGACCGGGAGCTGACCCGCGAGGCGGTGGCCCGCATCACCGCGGCCCCGCAGGGAGTCCCGGCCGGGGCGGCGGGGAGCGCCCGGCCAGCTCGGTAA
- a CDS encoding sugar O-acetyltransferase produces MPTDHFADDPRTHLERMLAGDLYIADDPEIARRQRRAMRLAARYQAAYLEDPAEARTILTELLASVGEDVDVRPPLHVDYGSNITIGARTFVNYNLTALDVAAVTIGEDCQIGPNVQLLTPTHPVEPQPRRDKLEAALPVTIGDNVWLGGGAIVCPGVTIGDHSVIGAGAVVTRDVPANVVAVGNPARPVRTL; encoded by the coding sequence ATGCCGACGGACCACTTCGCCGACGACCCGCGCACCCACCTCGAACGCATGCTCGCGGGCGACCTCTACATCGCCGACGACCCCGAGATCGCCCGCCGGCAGCGGCGCGCCATGCGACTGGCGGCCCGCTACCAGGCCGCCTACCTGGAGGATCCCGCCGAGGCCAGGACGATCCTCACCGAACTCCTCGCCTCCGTCGGCGAGGACGTGGACGTGCGCCCGCCGCTGCACGTCGACTACGGCAGCAACATCACCATCGGCGCCCGCACCTTCGTCAACTACAACCTGACCGCGCTGGACGTCGCGGCCGTCACCATCGGCGAGGACTGCCAGATCGGCCCGAACGTCCAGCTCCTCACCCCCACCCACCCCGTGGAGCCGCAGCCCCGCCGCGACAAGCTCGAAGCCGCGCTCCCCGTCACCATCGGCGACAACGTCTGGCTCGGCGGCGGAGCGATCGTCTGCCCCGGGGTGACCATCGGCGACCACTCCGTCATCGGCGCCGGCGCCGTCGTCACCAGGGACGTCCCCGCGAACGTCGTCGCCGTCGGCAACCCGGCCCGCCCGGTCCGCACCCTCTGA
- a CDS encoding DUF445 domain-containing protein — protein MKRTKAVEAAEAAEVAEAAETEERGADGRHARPGVFVNRAMTTFSPADEEKQRGVRRMKLTATGLLLFVALVYVLAKWGSHQGAGAWAGYVAAAAEAGMVGALADWFAVTALFRHPLGLPIPHTAIIPTKKDQLGVSLGDFVGENFLSEDVVRGRLRAVGIGSRLGAWLSVPEHADRVTAELSAALRGALTVLRDSDVQAVVGEAITRRADAQEIAPGMGKMLEKIVADGGHKRAVDLIVTRAHDWLVLHGDSVMDAVQGGAPGWTPRFVDRKVGERVYKELLRFTTEMRDMPAHPARGALDRFLTDFASDLQSDTDTRARIERLKGEILDRDEVQDLIASVWTAVRSMIVSAAEDERSELRLRVRASLLSLGARMAADPKVQGKVDGWLESAAVYVVTTYRKEITSLITDTVASWDAEHTTRKIEANIGRDLQFIRINGTVVGSLAGLLIYTVSRALGA, from the coding sequence ATGAAACGGACGAAAGCGGTGGAAGCCGCAGAAGCCGCAGAAGTCGCGGAAGCGGCGGAGACCGAGGAGCGGGGCGCCGACGGGCGGCACGCCCGCCCCGGCGTCTTCGTGAACCGCGCGATGACGACGTTCAGTCCGGCGGACGAGGAGAAACAGCGCGGAGTGCGCCGGATGAAGCTCACCGCCACGGGGCTGCTGCTCTTCGTCGCCCTGGTCTACGTCCTCGCCAAGTGGGGCTCCCACCAGGGCGCCGGCGCCTGGGCGGGCTACGTGGCCGCCGCGGCCGAGGCCGGCATGGTCGGCGCGCTCGCCGACTGGTTCGCGGTCACCGCCCTCTTCCGCCACCCCCTCGGCCTGCCCATCCCGCACACCGCGATCATCCCCACCAAGAAGGACCAGCTGGGCGTCTCCCTGGGCGACTTCGTCGGCGAGAACTTCCTCTCCGAGGACGTCGTGCGCGGGCGGCTGCGCGCCGTCGGCATCGGCAGCCGGCTCGGCGCCTGGCTCTCCGTCCCCGAGCACGCCGACCGGGTCACCGCCGAACTGTCGGCGGCCCTGCGCGGCGCGCTGACCGTGCTGCGCGACTCCGACGTCCAGGCGGTGGTCGGCGAGGCCATCACGCGCCGCGCCGACGCCCAGGAGATCGCGCCCGGCATGGGCAAGATGCTGGAGAAGATCGTCGCCGACGGCGGCCACAAACGGGCCGTGGACCTGATCGTCACCCGCGCGCACGACTGGCTGGTGCTGCACGGCGACTCCGTGATGGACGCCGTGCAGGGCGGCGCGCCCGGCTGGACCCCCCGGTTCGTGGACCGCAAGGTCGGCGAGCGCGTCTACAAGGAACTGCTCCGCTTCACCACCGAGATGCGCGACATGCCCGCCCACCCCGCGCGCGGCGCCCTCGACCGCTTCCTCACCGACTTCGCCTCCGACCTCCAGTCCGACACCGACACCCGCGCCCGGATCGAACGCCTCAAGGGCGAGATCCTCGACCGCGACGAGGTGCAGGACCTGATCGCCTCCGTCTGGACCGCCGTACGGTCCATGATCGTCTCCGCGGCGGAGGACGAGCGCAGCGAACTGCGGCTGCGCGTGCGGGCCTCGCTGCTGTCGCTGGGCGCCCGGATGGCGGCCGACCCCAAGGTGCAGGGGAAGGTCGACGGCTGGCTGGAGAGCGCGGCGGTGTACGTCGTCACCACCTACCGCAAGGAGATCACCTCCCTGATCACGGACACGGTGGCGAGCTGGGACGCCGAGCACACCACCCGGAAGATCGAGGCCAACATCGGCCGCGACCTGCAGTTCATCCGCATCAACGGCACGGTCGTCGGCTCCCTGGCCGGGCTGCTGATCTACACGGTCTCGCGGGCGCTGGGGGCGTAG
- a CDS encoding ABC transporter ATP-binding protein, with protein sequence MRYRSQEVLKGVDFTARRGEVLVLLGPNGAGKTTTIEVLEGFRARSAGDVSVLGADPARGDERWRARLGIVLQSWRDHGKWRVRELLAHLGSYYAPYSTDLVRRPWDTDELIAAVGLTGQADKRVGTLSGGQRRRLDVAVGIVGRPELLFLDEPTAGLDPEARNEFHGLVRGLADENTTVLLTTHDLAEAEKLADRILILAGGRIVADGPAEELSRRVSAEATVRWTRDGRPFEQATAEPTRFVRRLFEEHGEAIGGLEVRRASLEDTYLTMVRELEAGSVPGERAARVFGEGAR encoded by the coding sequence ATGCGCTACCGCAGCCAAGAGGTGCTGAAGGGCGTGGACTTCACGGCCCGGCGGGGCGAGGTCCTCGTGCTCCTCGGTCCGAACGGCGCGGGCAAGACGACCACCATCGAGGTCCTGGAGGGCTTCCGGGCGCGCTCGGCCGGTGACGTGAGCGTCCTCGGCGCCGACCCGGCACGCGGGGACGAGCGGTGGCGCGCACGCCTGGGCATCGTCCTGCAGTCCTGGCGCGACCACGGCAAGTGGCGGGTGCGGGAACTGCTGGCCCACCTCGGCTCGTACTACGCGCCGTACTCCACCGACCTCGTCCGGCGGCCGTGGGACACCGACGAGCTCATCGCCGCGGTGGGACTGACCGGACAGGCGGACAAGCGGGTCGGCACCCTGTCGGGCGGGCAGCGCAGGCGCCTCGACGTGGCCGTCGGCATCGTGGGCAGGCCCGAACTGCTGTTCCTGGACGAGCCGACGGCCGGGCTGGACCCCGAGGCCAGGAACGAGTTCCACGGCCTGGTGCGCGGGCTCGCGGACGAGAACACCACCGTCCTGCTGACCACGCACGACCTCGCCGAGGCGGAGAAGCTCGCCGACCGGATCCTCATCCTGGCCGGCGGCCGGATCGTGGCCGACGGCCCGGCCGAGGAGCTGTCCCGGCGGGTGTCGGCCGAGGCCACCGTGCGCTGGACCCGGGACGGACGGCCCTTCGAGCAGGCCACGGCCGAGCCCACCCGGTTCGTCCGCCGGCTGTTCGAGGAGCACGGCGAGGCGATCGGCGGGCTGGAGGTGCGCCGGGCGAGCCTGGAGGACACCTACCTGACGATGGTGCGGGAGCTGGAGGCGGGGAGCGTCCCCGGCGAGCGGGCGGCACGGGTGTTCGGGGAGGGAGCGCGATGA
- a CDS encoding DUF2267 domain-containing protein, with translation MTTLTPQKPAPSNRGGSIPAEAPPSPLPSPAPSPDRGWHELIDAVKDSGQYPTRSEAESVTRIVLSALGGHVVGDERVDLARALPEEAARVVASQIPATRELTAAEFVGSVAARIEGSTPATARWDVSSVLSVLPGLVGDALVTRILAQLPPGYALLFGRAELTPAE, from the coding sequence ATGACCACGCTGACGCCGCAGAAGCCCGCACCCTCGAACCGGGGAGGGAGCATCCCGGCCGAGGCGCCCCCGTCCCCGCTCCCGTCCCCGGCCCCGTCCCCGGACCGCGGCTGGCACGAACTGATCGACGCCGTGAAGGATTCGGGCCAGTACCCGACCCGGTCGGAGGCGGAGAGCGTCACCCGCATCGTCCTCTCCGCCCTCGGCGGCCACGTCGTCGGCGACGAACGCGTCGACCTGGCCCGCGCCCTGCCCGAGGAGGCCGCGAGAGTGGTCGCGTCCCAGATCCCGGCGACCCGCGAGCTGACGGCCGCGGAGTTCGTCGGCTCGGTGGCGGCCCGCATCGAGGGCTCGACCCCGGCCACGGCCCGCTGGGACGTCAGCTCGGTCCTGAGCGTCCTGCCCGGTCTGGTCGGCGACGCCCTGGTGACCCGCATCCTGGCCCAGTTGCCCCCGGGCTACGCCCTGCTCTTCGGCCGGGCGGAGCTGACGCCGGCGGAGTGA
- a CDS encoding ABC transporter permease encodes MNPVWHAVGVGVRRGWTELRQTFTSGQDVFGYVLWTVLLMVPLFLAGDEPLKGAGISAGAFMLPSMVGMTLAFTGVMTTAQLLATEREDGTLLRAKAVPHGMVGHLVGKVVMVSGTALVSMAIPFAVGVFLVDGVARQGGGALLTLVWVVPLGLLATLPVGAVIGSLVGSPRTVGLLMLPVMGLVVVSGIYFPLSELPEWLRTVGQVFPVYWIGLGVRAALLPAEAVAAEIDASWRYLETVGVLGAWAVAGLLLAPSVLRRMARRESGATMAERHRKAMQRVV; translated from the coding sequence ATGAATCCGGTGTGGCACGCGGTGGGGGTGGGGGTGCGGCGCGGCTGGACGGAGCTGAGGCAGACCTTCACCTCCGGCCAGGACGTGTTCGGGTACGTGCTCTGGACGGTCCTGCTCATGGTGCCGCTGTTCCTGGCCGGGGACGAGCCGCTGAAGGGCGCGGGCATCTCGGCCGGCGCGTTCATGCTGCCGAGCATGGTGGGCATGACGCTCGCGTTCACCGGGGTGATGACCACGGCGCAGCTCCTCGCCACCGAGCGCGAGGACGGCACGCTGCTGCGGGCCAAGGCCGTGCCCCACGGCATGGTCGGCCACCTGGTCGGCAAGGTCGTCATGGTGTCGGGCACGGCCCTCGTCTCCATGGCGATCCCCTTCGCCGTCGGCGTGTTCCTGGTGGACGGGGTGGCCCGGCAGGGCGGCGGAGCGCTGCTGACGCTGGTGTGGGTGGTGCCGCTGGGTCTCCTGGCGACCCTGCCCGTCGGCGCCGTCATCGGCTCGCTCGTCGGCAGCCCGCGCACCGTCGGGCTGCTGATGCTCCCGGTCATGGGACTCGTCGTGGTCTCCGGGATCTACTTCCCCCTGTCGGAGCTGCCCGAGTGGCTGCGGACCGTCGGGCAGGTCTTCCCCGTGTACTGGATCGGCCTCGGCGTGCGGGCCGCGCTGCTGCCGGCCGAGGCGGTCGCCGCCGAGATCGACGCGTCCTGGCGGTACCTGGAGACGGTGGGCGTGCTGGGCGCCTGGGCGGTCGCCGGGCTGCTCCTCGCACCGTCCGTCCTGCGCAGGATGGCCCGCCGCGAGTCCGGGGCCACGATGGCGGAACGGCACCGGAAGGCGATGCAGCGGGTCGTCTAG
- a CDS encoding MFS transporter yields MTTAQAGTGRTITTTIPARLDRLPWSRWHWSIVIGLGTVWILDGLEVTVVGNIAGRLSEPGSGLPITSGEVTGIAAALYVAGACAGALFWGRLTDIWGRKKLFMITLAVYLGATALTAIAFDTWWFFLFRFLTGFGIGGEYAAINSAIDELIPAKYRGRVDLMINGSFWLGAVGGSLLSILALNTAIFPANVGWRLTFALGAVLALVILLVRRHVPESPRWLLIHGRDEEAERIVGDIERRIEAEKGEPLPRAEGELTIHQRKNVTFTEIARTLFARYRRRSVLGFSLFIGQAFLYNAITFGFGAILTTFFDVPSGNTGYYFAVIALGNFMGPLLLGKLFDTVGRRVMISGTYLLSGLLLFGTAWLFDRGSLSATTLTACWCAVLFFASAGASSAYLTVSEIFPMETRAMSIAFFYALGTAAGGISGPLLFADLTGTGEVGDTVLAFQIGAGLMCAAGLVAAFLAVKAERRSLEDIAAPLTAAASKARDKARTGAETGSGPGASPAKA; encoded by the coding sequence ATGACCACCGCGCAGGCCGGGACCGGCCGCACCATCACCACCACCATTCCGGCCCGGCTCGACCGCCTGCCGTGGTCGCGCTGGCACTGGTCGATCGTCATCGGTCTCGGCACCGTGTGGATCCTCGACGGCCTGGAGGTCACGGTCGTCGGCAACATCGCCGGCCGGCTGTCGGAGCCCGGCAGCGGACTGCCCATCACCTCCGGAGAGGTCACCGGCATCGCCGCCGCCCTCTACGTGGCCGGCGCCTGCGCGGGAGCCCTCTTCTGGGGCCGCCTGACCGACATCTGGGGGCGCAAAAAACTCTTCATGATCACCCTCGCGGTCTACCTCGGCGCCACCGCCCTGACCGCGATCGCCTTCGACACCTGGTGGTTCTTCCTCTTCCGCTTCCTCACCGGCTTCGGCATCGGCGGTGAGTACGCGGCCATCAACTCCGCGATCGACGAGCTGATCCCCGCGAAGTACCGGGGCCGCGTCGACCTGATGATCAACGGCAGCTTCTGGCTGGGCGCGGTCGGCGGCTCGCTGCTGTCGATCCTCGCGCTGAACACCGCGATCTTCCCGGCGAACGTCGGCTGGCGGCTGACCTTCGCCCTCGGCGCCGTCCTCGCCCTGGTGATCCTCCTCGTCCGCCGCCACGTCCCCGAGAGCCCGCGCTGGCTGCTGATCCACGGCCGCGACGAGGAGGCGGAACGCATCGTCGGCGACATCGAGCGGCGGATCGAGGCCGAGAAGGGCGAGCCGCTGCCCCGCGCGGAGGGCGAGCTCACCATCCACCAGCGCAAGAACGTCACCTTCACGGAGATCGCCCGCACCCTCTTCGCCCGCTACCGCAGGCGCTCGGTCCTCGGCTTCTCCCTCTTCATCGGCCAGGCGTTCCTCTACAACGCCATCACCTTCGGCTTCGGCGCGATCCTGACGACGTTCTTCGACGTCCCCTCCGGGAACACCGGCTACTACTTCGCCGTCATCGCGCTCGGCAACTTCATGGGCCCGCTGCTGCTCGGCAAGCTGTTCGACACGGTCGGCCGCCGGGTGATGATCTCCGGGACGTACCTGCTCTCCGGCCTGCTGCTGTTCGGCACGGCCTGGCTGTTCGACCGGGGCTCGCTCAGCGCGACCACCCTGACGGCCTGCTGGTGCGCGGTGCTGTTCTTCGCCTCGGCGGGCGCCTCCAGCGCCTACCTCACGGTCTCCGAGATCTTCCCCATGGAGACCCGCGCGATGTCCATCGCCTTCTTCTACGCCCTCGGCACCGCCGCCGGCGGCATCAGCGGCCCCCTGCTGTTCGCCGACCTCACGGGCACCGGCGAGGTCGGCGACACGGTCCTCGCCTTCCAGATCGGCGCCGGCCTGATGTGCGCGGCGGGCCTGGTGGCCGCGTTCCTCGCGGTGAAGGCGGAACGCCGCTCCCTGGAGGACATCGCCGCGCCGCTCACCGCCGCCGCGTCGAAGGCGAGGGACAAGGCGCGCACGGGTGCGGAGACCGGGTCGGGGCCGGGCGCGTCACCGGCGAAGGCCTAG